One Phenylobacterium hankyongense DNA segment encodes these proteins:
- a CDS encoding acyltransferase, which produces MPVEFARPDTVLELESEVEGRILIHGRGNTLRIGKNVVLTASIWLQGDGGLVEIGDGCNINGMIRTLRGDGGVLRIGRGTTINAAGISMHETGEINIGEDCMFSTDIHMDVSDMHPIYDRATGRRINPARSITIGDHVWLGTRVLVTKGAVIGAGAVIGAGSMVVGEIPPNVIAAGTPARVMRTGVEWRREFVEHIDPVADPRPSGFRAWLNRVIPLRPKASTNPRIFRA; this is translated from the coding sequence ATGCCGGTCGAATTTGCGAGGCCAGACACCGTTCTGGAACTGGAAAGCGAGGTCGAGGGTCGGATCCTGATCCATGGCCGGGGCAACACGCTGAGGATCGGTAAAAACGTCGTACTGACGGCGAGCATCTGGTTGCAGGGCGACGGCGGCCTGGTCGAAATCGGCGACGGCTGCAACATCAATGGCATGATCCGCACCCTGCGGGGGGACGGCGGCGTGCTGCGCATCGGTCGCGGCACCACCATCAACGCGGCCGGCATCTCGATGCACGAGACCGGCGAGATCAACATCGGCGAAGACTGCATGTTCTCCACCGACATCCATATGGACGTCAGCGACATGCATCCGATTTACGACCGCGCGACCGGGCGGCGGATTAATCCGGCCCGGTCGATTACGATTGGCGACCACGTCTGGCTCGGGACCCGGGTCCTCGTCACCAAGGGCGCCGTCATCGGGGCCGGCGCCGTCATCGGGGCGGGTTCGATGGTGGTGGGCGAAATCCCCCCCAACGTCATTGCGGCCGGCACGCCCGCCCGGGTGATGCGGACCGGAGTGGAATGGCGGCGCGAGTTCGTGGAGCATATAGATCCGGTCGCGGATCCACGGCCGTCAGGCTTCAGGGCGTGGCTTAACCGTGTCATACCCCTGCGACCGAAGGCCAGCACCAACCCAAGGATCTTCCGCGCGTGA
- a CDS encoding DUF1150 family protein, with translation MMTPVLTTEAFAALGAPNLVYVRPVKAAEILASVPSSQVQGFELDPEQTLYAVHRADGERLAVLTDRESAVAAALAHELAPVSVH, from the coding sequence ATGATGACACCCGTATTGACGACTGAAGCGTTCGCCGCCCTGGGCGCCCCGAACCTTGTTTATGTCCGCCCCGTAAAGGCGGCCGAGATCCTGGCGAGCGTGCCGTCGTCCCAGGTGCAGGGGTTCGAGCTCGATCCCGAGCAGACGCTCTATGCGGTGCATCGGGCCGATGGCGAACGCCTGGCGGTGCTGACCGATCGCGAGTCCGCGGTCGCCGCAGCCCTCGCCCATGAGCTGGCGCCGGTGTCGGTGCACTAG
- a CDS encoding glutathione S-transferase family protein translates to MIILYGVGAGFGLPEISPYVTKTEVQLKMAGLAYRKEHGQREQSPKGQLPFIDAGGERIADSTFIRGFLERTYGIDFDEGLDSRQRAEAWAVERMCENHLAWTGVHARWLIPENFAKGPAQFFAGAPPAVRDEVLAAVGANLRAVGVGRHSEAEIVALGVRSLAALSVLLDDRPYLMGSRPCGADATVFAILAFILTPYFDSELRTRAEGFANLVAYGDRLMAQFYPEFPWRAATKQPEAALA, encoded by the coding sequence ATGATCATCCTCTACGGCGTCGGCGCCGGCTTCGGCCTTCCCGAGATCAGCCCCTACGTCACCAAGACCGAGGTGCAGCTGAAGATGGCGGGCCTCGCCTATCGCAAGGAACACGGCCAGCGGGAGCAGTCGCCCAAGGGCCAGCTGCCGTTCATCGACGCGGGCGGCGAGCGCATCGCCGATTCCACCTTCATCCGCGGCTTCCTGGAGCGGACCTACGGGATCGACTTCGACGAAGGGCTCGACAGCCGCCAGCGCGCGGAGGCCTGGGCCGTCGAGCGGATGTGCGAGAATCACCTCGCCTGGACCGGCGTCCATGCCCGCTGGCTGATCCCGGAGAACTTCGCCAAGGGCCCGGCGCAGTTCTTCGCCGGCGCGCCGCCGGCGGTGCGCGACGAGGTGCTGGCCGCGGTCGGGGCCAACCTGCGCGCCGTCGGCGTCGGTCGGCACTCGGAGGCGGAGATCGTGGCGCTGGGCGTGCGCTCCCTGGCGGCGCTGTCGGTGCTGCTGGACGACCGGCCCTACCTGATGGGGTCGCGGCCCTGCGGCGCCGACGCCACGGTGTTCGCCATCCTGGCCTTCATCCTGACGCCCTATTTCGACTCCGAGCTGCGGACCCGGGCCGAGGGCTTCGCCAACCTGGTCGCCTATGGGGACCGGCTGATGGCCCAGTTCTATCCGGAGTTCCCCTGGCGGGCCGCGACAAAGCAGCCGGAAGCGGCGCTCGCCTGA
- the rpoN gene encoding RNA polymerase factor sigma-54, which translates to MALGARLELRQGQGLVITPQLQQAIKLLQLSNMELEAFVETELERNPLLQREEAEPEPTAEAVAPSDLSTDRVEDSEARADLDASYDDSSPGERATGDTPEAPAAEAGGAIDWSKAGRGGGFDGDAEGMEGSLTREKTLAEHLQDQLAVAGLTGPEAAVARVLIDAVDEGGYLRADLDEIAERLGCDMALIEKVLAVVQGFEPTGVAARDVRECLMLQLKDRNRFDPAMDALLDNLALLARRDMTALKRACGVDDEDLKDMVAELRALTPRPGAAFGGEPVQAVAPDVFVRESAGGLWHVELNSETLPRLLVDQRYHARVSAVARSDQDKTFVSECMAQANWLVKSLDQRAKTILKVSSEIVRQQDGFLAYGVEHLRPLNLKTVADAIGMHESTVSRVTSNKYIATPRGVFEMKFFFTSAIQATEGGEAHSAESVRHKIRQLIDAEARDTDVHSDDRIVEILKEAGVDIARRTVAKYREAMRIPSSVERRRMLKEAI; encoded by the coding sequence TTGGCGCTAGGCGCACGTTTGGAGCTTCGGCAGGGCCAGGGTCTGGTCATCACGCCGCAGCTGCAGCAGGCCATCAAGCTGCTGCAGCTGTCCAACATGGAGCTCGAAGCGTTCGTCGAGACGGAGCTCGAGCGTAACCCCCTGTTGCAGCGCGAGGAGGCCGAGCCCGAGCCGACGGCGGAGGCGGTCGCGCCCAGCGACCTTTCCACCGATCGGGTGGAGGATTCGGAGGCCCGCGCCGACCTCGACGCCAGCTACGACGACTCCTCGCCCGGCGAACGGGCCACCGGCGACACCCCGGAAGCCCCGGCCGCCGAGGCGGGCGGCGCCATCGACTGGTCGAAGGCCGGCCGCGGCGGCGGCTTCGACGGTGACGCCGAGGGCATGGAGGGCTCGCTGACCCGCGAGAAGACCCTCGCCGAGCACCTGCAGGACCAACTGGCGGTCGCCGGCCTCACCGGCCCCGAGGCGGCGGTGGCGCGCGTGCTGATCGACGCCGTCGACGAGGGCGGCTACCTGCGCGCCGACCTCGACGAGATCGCCGAGCGGCTGGGCTGCGACATGGCGCTGATCGAGAAGGTGCTGGCGGTGGTCCAGGGCTTCGAGCCCACCGGCGTGGCGGCGCGCGACGTGCGCGAGTGCCTGATGCTGCAGCTGAAGGACCGCAACCGCTTCGATCCGGCCATGGACGCCCTGCTCGACAACCTGGCGCTGCTGGCGCGGCGCGACATGACCGCGCTGAAGCGGGCCTGCGGCGTCGACGACGAGGACCTCAAGGACATGGTCGCCGAGCTCCGGGCGCTGACGCCGCGCCCCGGCGCGGCGTTCGGCGGCGAGCCGGTGCAGGCCGTGGCCCCCGACGTCTTCGTGCGCGAGAGCGCCGGCGGCCTCTGGCACGTGGAGCTCAATTCCGAGACCCTGCCCCGGCTGCTGGTCGACCAGCGCTACCACGCCCGGGTCAGCGCGGTCGCCCGCTCCGACCAGGACAAGACCTTCGTCTCCGAGTGCATGGCCCAGGCCAACTGGCTGGTGAAGAGCCTCGACCAGCGGGCCAAGACCATCCTCAAGGTCTCCTCGGAGATCGTGCGCCAGCAGGACGGCTTCCTGGCCTACGGCGTCGAGCACCTGCGGCCGCTGAACCTGAAGACCGTCGCCGACGCCATCGGCATGCACGAATCCACCGTCAGCCGGGTGACCTCCAACAAGTACATCGCCACGCCGCGGGGCGTGTTCGAGATGAAGTTCTTCTTCACCTCGGCCATCCAGGCCACCGAGGGCGGCGAGGCCCACTCCGCCGAGAGCGTGCGCCACAAGATCCGCCAGCTGATCGACGCCGAGGCTAGGGACACCGACGTGCATTCCGACGACCGGATCGTGGAGATCCTCAAGGAAGCCGGCGTCGACATCGCCCGGCGCACCGTCGCCAAGTACCGCGAGGCCATGCGCATCCCCTCCTCGGTGGAACGCCGGCGGATGCTCAAGGAAGCGATCTAG
- a CDS encoding Hsp20 family protein, with amino-acid sequence MNRSILFDSPFLLGFEHTRSLIERAAKAAAESYPPYNVEDTGEGSLRITLAVAGFTPDQLTVTVEDRQLVVAGKRDGDTARPEEAYLHRGIAARGFIRSFVLADGMVVDAATLEHGLLHIDLARPQPERRITTIPIRSAG; translated from the coding sequence ATGAACCGGTCGATACTCTTCGACAGCCCGTTCCTGCTGGGCTTCGAGCACACCCGTAGCCTGATCGAGCGCGCCGCCAAGGCGGCCGCCGAGAGCTATCCCCCCTACAACGTAGAGGATACGGGCGAGGGGAGCCTGCGCATCACGCTCGCTGTCGCCGGCTTCACGCCGGACCAGCTCACCGTCACCGTGGAGGACCGCCAGCTCGTGGTGGCCGGCAAGCGGGACGGCGACACGGCCCGGCCCGAGGAGGCCTATCTCCACCGCGGCATCGCCGCGCGGGGCTTCATCCGAAGCTTCGTCCTTGCCGATGGCATGGTGGTGGACGCCGCGACCCTGGAGCACGGCCTGCTCCACATCGACCTCGCGCGGCCGCAGCCGGAGAGGCGGATCACCACCATCCCGATCCGCTCCGCAGGTTGA
- a CDS encoding TIGR02300 family protein encodes MANPELGSKQICPHCQAKFYDLSKRPAHCPKCGTEFDPDEAVRNRRVRARAVVPEPEVEEDQVKGKADDAEDEEEEDIGAPELDEVADEPPLATDDDEDTAEPGVAPVADDLGEFTDDEEVEDDADVPFLEEEDDDDFDDEIEGLPEEGDEDR; translated from the coding sequence TTGGCCAATCCCGAGCTGGGCTCCAAACAGATTTGCCCCCACTGCCAAGCGAAGTTCTACGACCTCAGCAAGCGTCCGGCGCACTGCCCGAAGTGCGGCACCGAATTCGATCCTGACGAGGCCGTTCGCAATCGCCGGGTCCGCGCCCGCGCCGTGGTTCCCGAGCCTGAGGTCGAAGAAGATCAGGTGAAGGGCAAGGCGGACGACGCCGAGGACGAAGAAGAAGAAGATATCGGCGCGCCGGAACTGGACGAGGTGGCGGACGAACCGCCGCTCGCCACCGACGACGACGAGGACACCGCCGAACCGGGCGTGGCGCCCGTCGCCGACGACCTGGGCGAGTTCACGGACGACGAAGAAGTCGAAGACGACGCCGACGTGCCCTTCCTGGAGGAAGAGGACGACGACGACTTCGACGACGAGATCGAAGGCCTCCCAGAGGAGGGCGACGAGGACCGCTGA
- a CDS encoding exopolysaccharide biosynthesis protein, whose amino-acid sequence MSAASEIRQPLSAILRDLAGQEAPTVSVEQLMERFGGRAIGAVLLVFGLICTLPLPPGSTTLFGAPLVLLAPQLIVGGRVAWLPANVRRRGIATADLRLGLPRVLPWLERVEAVSKPRLAFLFGAVGQRLIGVVCTVLALVLILPIPLGNILPAAAVSVLSLALVQRDGLLALVGYALVGASVGVLVLAAGIINRGAHQLISLFTAA is encoded by the coding sequence ATGTCCGCCGCCTCCGAAATCCGTCAGCCGCTCTCCGCCATCCTGCGCGACCTCGCCGGGCAGGAGGCGCCGACCGTCTCGGTCGAACAGCTCATGGAGCGGTTCGGCGGCCGGGCCATCGGCGCCGTGCTGCTGGTCTTCGGCCTGATCTGCACCCTGCCGCTGCCGCCGGGCAGCACCACCCTGTTCGGCGCCCCGCTGGTGCTGCTGGCGCCGCAGTTGATCGTCGGCGGCCGGGTGGCCTGGCTGCCGGCGAACGTGCGCCGGCGCGGCATCGCCACCGCCGACCTGCGCCTGGGCCTGCCGCGCGTCCTACCCTGGCTGGAACGGGTGGAGGCGGTCTCCAAGCCCCGGCTGGCCTTCCTGTTCGGTGCGGTGGGCCAGCGGCTGATCGGCGTCGTCTGCACCGTGCTGGCCTTGGTGCTGATCCTGCCGATCCCACTCGGCAACATCCTGCCGGCCGCGGCGGTGAGCGTGCTGTCGCTGGCCCTGGTCCAGCGCGACGGCCTGCTGGCGCTGGTCGGCTACGCCCTGGTGGGCGCCAGCGTCGGCGTCCTGGTGCTGGCGGCGGGCATCATCAACCGCGGCGCCCACCAGCTGATTTCGCTATTCACGGCGGCTTGA
- the rpsA gene encoding 30S ribosomal protein S1, whose product MADDMSLNPTRDDFSALLDESLGGRDFMEGQVVHGKVVAIEKDIAIIDVGLKTEGRVPLKEFGGEDGKPANLKVGDTVEVFLERVENAMGEAVLSRDKARREEAWTRLEAVYERNEPVMGSIVGRVKGGFTVDLGGASAFLPGSQVDIRPVRDVGPLMGREQPFAILKMDRPRGNIVVSRRAILEEARAEQRTELVSQLQEGEVREGVVKNITDYGAFVDLGGIDGLLHVTDMSWKRVNHPSQVLAVGDTVKVQIVKINPDTQRISLGMKQLQSDPWDGVEAKYPVGAKFTGRITNITDYGAFVELEAGVEGLVHVSEMSWTKKNVHPGKIVSTSQEVEVVVLDVDPSKRRVSLGLKQAMANPWDAFVATHPVGSTVEGEVKNATEFGLFIGLDNDIDGMVHLSDLDWAAPGEEAIARYNKGDMVKARVLDVDVEKERISLGIKQLAGDPMQGDSFRKGQTVTVVVTEVTSGGIEVRFGEDDAPMSAFIRKSDLSRDRADQRPERFAVGDRVDAQITNVDKAARRVSLSIKSLEMVEEKQAIEKFGSSDSGASLGDILGAALREKAQKE is encoded by the coding sequence ATGGCTGACGATATGAGCCTCAATCCCACCCGCGACGATTTCTCCGCCCTGCTCGACGAGTCCCTCGGCGGCCGTGACTTCATGGAAGGCCAGGTTGTCCACGGCAAGGTCGTGGCGATCGAGAAGGACATCGCGATCATCGATGTCGGCCTGAAGACCGAAGGCCGCGTGCCCCTGAAGGAATTCGGCGGCGAAGACGGCAAGCCCGCCAACCTCAAGGTCGGCGACACCGTCGAGGTCTTCCTCGAGCGCGTCGAGAACGCCATGGGCGAAGCGGTGCTGAGCCGCGACAAGGCCCGCCGCGAGGAAGCCTGGACGCGCCTGGAAGCCGTCTACGAGCGCAACGAGCCGGTGATGGGCTCCATCGTCGGCCGCGTGAAGGGCGGCTTCACCGTCGACCTCGGCGGCGCCTCGGCCTTCCTGCCGGGCTCGCAGGTCGACATCCGCCCGGTGCGCGACGTTGGCCCGCTGATGGGCCGCGAGCAGCCGTTCGCGATCCTCAAGATGGACCGCCCGCGCGGCAACATCGTCGTCTCGCGCCGCGCCATCCTGGAAGAAGCCCGCGCCGAACAGCGCACCGAGCTGGTCTCCCAGCTGCAGGAAGGCGAAGTCCGCGAAGGCGTGGTCAAGAACATCACCGACTACGGCGCGTTCGTGGACCTGGGCGGCATCGACGGCCTGCTGCACGTCACCGACATGAGCTGGAAGCGCGTCAACCACCCGAGCCAGGTGCTGGCGGTGGGCGACACGGTCAAGGTGCAGATCGTCAAGATCAACCCCGACACCCAGCGCATCTCGCTCGGCATGAAGCAGCTGCAGTCCGATCCCTGGGACGGCGTGGAAGCCAAGTACCCGGTGGGCGCGAAGTTCACCGGCCGGATCACCAACATCACCGACTACGGCGCCTTCGTGGAGCTGGAAGCCGGCGTCGAGGGTCTGGTGCACGTCTCGGAAATGTCCTGGACCAAGAAGAACGTCCACCCGGGCAAGATCGTCTCCACCTCGCAGGAAGTGGAAGTCGTGGTCCTGGACGTCGATCCGTCCAAGCGCCGCGTGTCGCTGGGCCTCAAGCAGGCCATGGCCAACCCGTGGGACGCCTTCGTGGCCACCCATCCGGTCGGCTCGACGGTCGAAGGCGAGGTCAAGAACGCCACCGAGTTCGGCCTGTTCATCGGCCTGGACAACGACATCGACGGCATGGTGCACCTGTCCGACCTGGACTGGGCCGCGCCGGGTGAAGAAGCCATCGCCCGCTACAACAAGGGCGACATGGTCAAGGCCCGCGTGCTGGACGTCGACGTCGAGAAGGAGCGCATCTCCCTCGGCATCAAGCAGCTGGCCGGCGACCCGATGCAGGGCGACAGCTTCCGCAAGGGCCAGACCGTCACCGTGGTGGTGACCGAGGTCACCTCGGGCGGCATCGAAGTCCGCTTCGGCGAGGACGATGCCCCGATGAGCGCCTTCATCCGCAAGTCGGACCTGTCGCGCGACCGCGCCGACCAACGGCCGGAACGGTTCGCCGTCGGCGACCGGGTCGACGCCCAGATCACCAACGTGGACAAGGCCGCGCGCCGCGTCTCGCTGTCGATCAAGTCGCTCGAAATGGTCGAAGAGAAGCAGGCCATCGAGAAGTTCGGCTCGTCGGACAGCGGCGCTTCGCTGGGCGACATCCTGGGCGCGGCTCTGCGCGAGAAGGCCCAGAAGGAATAG
- the hpf gene encoding ribosome hibernation-promoting factor, HPF/YfiA family: MQVQITGKHVELGEALRTRIADELSTSIGKYFDRGGGADVVVLREGHSFKVDCAVTLASGQQLTTHGLGGDAHVAFDAAIAKMDKRIRRYKRRLKDHHVQAQAKQAETAAYFVLQSADLSEDEDDDESIELFPEPMVIAETEKPIRTMTVSMAVMELDLTESQTIVFRNAAHGGLAVVYRRPDGNIGWVDPERTKSANGDRADGTDSA, from the coding sequence ATGCAAGTTCAGATCACCGGCAAACACGTCGAACTCGGCGAGGCCCTGCGTACGCGGATCGCCGACGAACTTTCCACCAGCATAGGGAAATACTTCGACCGCGGCGGCGGCGCCGACGTCGTCGTCCTGCGTGAAGGCCATTCCTTCAAGGTCGACTGCGCCGTCACCCTGGCCTCGGGCCAGCAGCTGACCACCCACGGCCTCGGCGGCGACGCCCACGTGGCCTTCGACGCGGCCATCGCCAAGATGGACAAGCGCATCCGACGCTATAAGCGCCGCCTGAAGGACCATCACGTGCAGGCGCAGGCCAAGCAGGCCGAGACCGCCGCCTATTTCGTCCTGCAGTCCGCCGACCTGTCGGAGGACGAGGACGACGACGAATCGATCGAGCTCTTCCCGGAGCCGATGGTCATCGCCGAGACCGAGAAGCCGATCCGCACGATGACCGTTTCGATGGCGGTCATGGAGCTCGACCTGACCGAATCTCAAACAATCGTGTTTCGCAACGCCGCGCACGGCGGCTTGGCCGTGGTATATCGCCGCCCGGACGGCAACATCGGTTGGGTTGACCCGGAGCGGACGAAATCGGCGAACGGGGATAGGGCCGACGGAACCGACAGCGCCTGA
- the cmk gene encoding (d)CMP kinase: MKEQAPNPNFVIAVDGPAASGKGTIATRLGAAYGLPVLDTGLLYRAVGVLMQRASEDLDDHEAAAAAAAILTSDLLDDPACRTRAAGEAASRVAIHPRVRGALMDFQRTFASQEGGAVLDGRDIGTVIAPDAPAKLYVTASPEVRAERRWKQLTAQGERVELADVLEDIHRRDARDGGRDAAPMRPAADAVLLDTSEMTIDQAADAARRIVEAARARWEKSRQS, translated from the coding sequence ATGAAGGAACAGGCGCCCAACCCGAACTTCGTGATCGCGGTCGACGGCCCGGCCGCCTCCGGCAAGGGGACGATCGCCACCCGCCTGGGCGCCGCCTACGGCCTGCCGGTGCTGGACACCGGCCTGCTCTACCGCGCCGTGGGCGTGCTGATGCAGCGGGCCAGCGAGGACCTGGACGACCACGAGGCCGCCGCCGCGGCGGCCGCGATCCTGACCTCCGACCTCCTGGACGACCCCGCCTGCCGCACCCGTGCGGCGGGCGAGGCGGCCAGCCGGGTGGCCATCCATCCGCGGGTCCGCGGGGCGCTGATGGACTTCCAGCGCACCTTCGCCAGCCAGGAGGGCGGCGCGGTGCTCGACGGCCGCGACATCGGCACGGTGATCGCCCCCGACGCCCCGGCCAAGCTCTACGTCACCGCCTCGCCGGAGGTCCGCGCCGAGCGTCGCTGGAAGCAGCTGACCGCCCAGGGTGAGCGCGTCGAGCTTGCCGACGTGCTGGAAGACATCCATAGACGCGACGCCCGCGACGGCGGCCGCGACGCCGCCCCCATGCGGCCCGCCGCCGACGCCGTCTTGCTGGACACCTCTGAAATGACTATAGACCAAGCCGCCGATGCGGCCCGCCGCATCGTCGAGGCGGCGCGCGCCCGCTGGGAGAAATCCCGGCAGAGCTAA
- a CDS encoding PTS sugar transporter subunit IIA, giving the protein MNIGELLDRNGIVLRVSAANKRQTLAVIAEIAARTFGLDAGVTLDALTEREQAGSTGVGHGVAAPHARLTGLDRMRGVFVRLEQPVEFDSVDDQPVDLIFALFAPKDAGTEHLRALARVSRLLRQPKLREHLRQARTVDAIHALLVQDGGATARSSAA; this is encoded by the coding sequence ATGAACATCGGCGAACTTCTTGATCGCAACGGCATCGTGTTGCGCGTCAGCGCGGCCAACAAGCGCCAGACCCTGGCGGTGATCGCCGAGATCGCCGCCCGTACGTTCGGCCTCGACGCCGGGGTCACCCTCGACGCCCTGACCGAGCGCGAGCAGGCGGGGTCCACGGGCGTCGGCCACGGCGTCGCCGCGCCGCATGCCCGCCTAACGGGCCTGGACCGCATGCGCGGCGTGTTCGTGCGCCTGGAACAGCCGGTGGAATTCGATTCGGTGGACGACCAGCCGGTCGACCTGATCTTCGCCCTGTTCGCCCCCAAGGACGCCGGCACCGAGCACTTGCGGGCGCTCGCCCGGGTGTCGCGGCTGCTGCGTCAGCCGAAGCTGCGCGAGCACCTGCGCCAGGCCCGTACGGTCGACGCCATCCATGCGCTCCTGGTCCAGGACGGCGGGGCCACCGCCCGCTCCTCGGCCGCCTAG
- a CDS encoding helix-turn-helix transcriptional regulator translates to MRRADRLFQIIQVLRRGRGPVTADAIAAELETSKRTVYRDIADLIGQQVPIRGEAGVGYVLEGGYDLPPLMLTAEEIEAAVLGAQWVASRGDPALARAAQDLIAKIGVAVPERLRPLILEPASGAAPNWNALPDRLDMAAVRRAIHGARKISLTYRDEQERESERIIWPIAVGYHETVRLLVAWCELRRDFRTFRTDRVAGAQFLEERYPERPATLRARWRKAKLAQAEAMRAQSVTAKAS, encoded by the coding sequence ATGCGGCGCGCCGACCGGCTGTTCCAGATCATCCAGGTGCTGCGGCGCGGCCGCGGGCCGGTGACCGCCGACGCCATCGCCGCGGAACTGGAGACCTCAAAGCGCACCGTCTACCGCGACATCGCCGACCTGATCGGCCAGCAGGTGCCGATCCGCGGCGAGGCGGGCGTCGGCTATGTGCTGGAGGGCGGCTACGACCTGCCGCCGCTGATGCTGACCGCCGAGGAGATCGAGGCGGCGGTGCTGGGAGCGCAATGGGTGGCCAGCCGCGGCGACCCGGCGCTGGCGCGGGCCGCGCAGGACCTGATCGCCAAGATCGGCGTCGCGGTGCCGGAGCGCCTGCGACCGCTGATCCTGGAGCCGGCCAGCGGCGCCGCGCCGAACTGGAACGCCCTGCCCGACCGGCTGGACATGGCCGCGGTGCGCCGCGCCATCCACGGCGCGCGCAAGATCAGCCTGACCTATCGCGACGAGCAGGAGCGCGAGAGCGAGCGGATCATCTGGCCGATCGCGGTCGGCTACCACGAGACCGTGCGGCTGCTGGTCGCCTGGTGCGAGCTACGCCGGGATTTCCGCACTTTCCGCACCGATCGGGTGGCCGGCGCGCAGTTCCTGGAGGAGCGCTATCCCGAGCGGCCGGCGACGCTGCGCGCTCGCTGGCGGAAGGCGAAGCTGGCGCAGGCCGAGGCCATGCGCGCCCAGTCGGTGACCGCGAAGGCTAGCTGA
- the aroA gene encoding 3-phosphoshikimate 1-carboxyvinyltransferase: MTAAGLTARRTGPLRGRVRAPGDKSISHRALILGALANGATDIEGLLEGDDVKRTAAAMASFGARVERLGEGRWRVDGQGGFAEPTDVVDCGNAGTGVRLVMGAAAGFELSATFTGDASLRGRPMNRVLKPLGEMGATWISRSGGRLPLTLKGGGLKRIAYRLPEPSAQVKSAVLLAGLHADGGAEVFEPEPTRDHTERMLRAFGAEVEVFEENGGRRILLAGGQRLTGTTVRVPGDPSSAAFPLVAALITPGSEVTVEGMLLNALRIGLLDTLGEMGADISVTNVRDEGGETVADLTARYSQLTGVEVPAERAPSMIDEYPILAVAAAFAEGRTVMRGIGEMRVKESDRIALMAAGLAACGVGVEEEPEGMTVIGCVRGNHAVTGGARVTTHGDHRIAMSHLIMGLAAEQPIAVDEPGMIATSFPGFVALMRGLGGEIDDERPAA, encoded by the coding sequence ATGACCGCGGCTGGACTGACCGCCAGGCGCACCGGACCTCTCAGAGGCCGTGTGCGGGCGCCCGGGGACAAGTCGATCTCGCACCGGGCGCTGATCCTGGGCGCGCTGGCGAACGGCGCAACCGACATCGAAGGCCTCCTGGAAGGCGATGACGTCAAGCGCACCGCCGCGGCGATGGCGAGCTTCGGCGCGCGCGTGGAGCGGCTGGGCGAAGGCCGCTGGCGGGTGGACGGCCAGGGCGGCTTCGCCGAGCCGACGGACGTGGTCGACTGCGGCAACGCCGGCACCGGCGTGCGGCTGGTGATGGGCGCGGCCGCCGGCTTCGAGCTCTCCGCCACCTTCACCGGCGACGCCTCCCTGCGCGGCCGGCCGATGAACCGGGTGCTGAAGCCGCTCGGCGAGATGGGCGCCACCTGGATCTCGCGGTCCGGCGGCCGCCTGCCGCTGACCCTGAAGGGCGGCGGGCTGAAACGCATCGCCTACCGCCTGCCCGAGCCCTCGGCCCAGGTGAAGTCGGCGGTCCTGCTGGCCGGGCTGCACGCCGACGGGGGGGCCGAGGTGTTCGAGCCCGAGCCCACCCGCGACCACACCGAGCGCATGCTGCGGGCCTTCGGCGCCGAGGTTGAGGTGTTCGAAGAGAACGGCGGCCGGCGCATCCTGCTGGCCGGCGGCCAGCGGCTGACCGGGACCACGGTGCGGGTGCCGGGCGATCCGTCCTCCGCCGCCTTCCCGCTGGTGGCGGCGCTGATCACCCCCGGCTCCGAGGTGACCGTGGAAGGCATGCTGCTCAACGCGCTGCGCATCGGCCTGCTCGACACCCTGGGCGAGATGGGCGCCGACATCTCGGTGACCAACGTCCGCGACGAGGGCGGGGAGACGGTCGCCGACCTCACCGCCCGCTATTCGCAGCTGACCGGCGTCGAGGTGCCGGCCGAGCGCGCGCCCTCGATGATCGACGAATATCCGATCCTGGCGGTGGCCGCCGCCTTCGCCGAAGGCCGCACGGTGATGCGCGGCATCGGCGAGATGCGGGTCAAGGAGAGCGACCGCATCGCCCTGATGGCCGCGGGCCTCGCCGCCTGCGGGGTCGGCGTCGAGGAGGAGCCGGAGGGCATGACGGTGATCGGCTGCGTGCGCGGCAACCACGCGGTGACCGGCGGGGCGCGGGTCACCACCCACGGGGACCACCGCATCGCCATGTCCCACCTGATCATGGGCCTCGCCGCCGAGCAGCCGATCGCGGTGGACGAGCCCGGCATGATCGCCACCAGCTTCCCCGGCTTCGTGGCGCTGATGCGCGGCCTGGGCGGCGAGATCGACGACGAGCGCCCGGCCGCATGA